The following proteins come from a genomic window of Burkholderia sp. PAMC 26561:
- a CDS encoding RidA family protein has protein sequence MSQSISARVAELGLSLEAPASPAANYVPFAKEGNIVHISGQIARHGGQVAYTGLLGADVTEDDGIKAARLCALGILSQIAAVTGDRVDRVARVVRLGVFVASAPGFNRQSAVADGASNLMVQIFGDAGRHARSAVGVAMLPAGSAVEVDAMIALHHF, from the coding sequence ATGAGCCAGTCAATTTCTGCACGTGTGGCCGAATTGGGCCTAAGCCTTGAAGCCCCCGCATCACCCGCCGCGAACTACGTCCCTTTCGCCAAGGAAGGGAATATCGTCCACATCTCCGGCCAAATTGCGCGCCACGGCGGTCAGGTGGCTTACACAGGTCTTCTCGGTGCCGACGTGACGGAAGACGACGGCATCAAGGCGGCCCGTCTCTGCGCACTGGGCATTCTGTCGCAGATTGCAGCCGTCACGGGCGATCGGGTCGATCGCGTGGCGCGCGTAGTGAGGCTTGGCGTTTTCGTGGCCAGCGCGCCCGGCTTCAACAGGCAAAGTGCCGTCGCCGACGGGGCGTCCAACCTGATGGTCCAGATATTCGGCGATGCCGGAAGGCACGCGCGCAGCGCTGTCGGTGTCGCGATGCTTCCTGCCGGTTCGGCGGTAGAAGTCGATGCGATGATCGCCTTGCACCACTTCTAG
- the gcvA gene encoding transcriptional regulator GcvA, whose product MRSPRPIPSLLSLHVFEAVARHLSFTDAAQELNVTQSAVSHHIKKLEDELGRLLFERRTRSVALTDSGQAYYEQVHEAFELLRCGTEEIRGPLGATGTLTVGLLASFATRWLAPRLSAFYADYPNIDLRLRPDITLAKVSQGDVDVAIRYGRGSWPGLHAQKLMSERLTAVCAPSLLASLGRFEKPKDLLGVPILVSHTGKPFEWTTWADRFGLDMSDAKTVQLHDYNIVVEAALAGQGIAMGRHRLIETQLTNGTLVHALPEATLDDPYIGWWLVTPRGPRSEAASAFCDWLTAATNEDARKDTD is encoded by the coding sequence ATGCGGTCGCCACGACCAATACCATCACTCCTATCGTTGCATGTTTTCGAGGCCGTCGCGAGACATCTGAGTTTCACTGACGCGGCACAAGAGCTCAATGTGACACAGAGCGCCGTCAGCCACCATATCAAGAAACTCGAAGACGAGCTGGGACGGCTATTGTTTGAGCGGCGCACCCGTTCGGTGGCGTTGACCGATTCTGGTCAAGCGTATTACGAACAGGTCCATGAGGCTTTCGAACTCCTGCGTTGTGGCACGGAGGAAATTCGCGGGCCCCTCGGAGCGACCGGCACATTGACAGTCGGGTTATTGGCTTCATTTGCCACGCGCTGGTTGGCGCCCCGGCTGAGTGCGTTCTATGCAGACTATCCCAACATCGACCTTCGCCTGCGCCCTGATATTACACTTGCCAAGGTTTCGCAGGGTGACGTGGACGTTGCGATTCGCTATGGCCGGGGCTCGTGGCCCGGCTTGCATGCGCAAAAGCTAATGTCCGAACGGTTGACGGCGGTGTGCGCCCCGAGCCTGCTCGCCAGCCTGGGGCGTTTTGAGAAACCCAAAGATCTGCTGGGTGTTCCGATTCTGGTCTCACATACCGGCAAGCCCTTCGAGTGGACGACTTGGGCAGATCGCTTTGGCTTGGATATGAGCGACGCCAAAACCGTACAACTGCATGACTACAACATCGTGGTCGAAGCCGCGCTGGCGGGTCAGGGGATCGCCATGGGTCGACATCGCCTGATCGAGACTCAACTGACCAACGGGACGCTGGTTCACGCTCTTCCCGAAGCAACACTCGATGATCCATACATCGGATGGTGGCTCGTCACTCCCCGCGGCCCACGCAGCGAGGCCGCTTCAGCGTTCTGCGACTGGCTGACAGCCGCCACGAACGAGGACGCACGCAAAGACACGGATTAG
- a CDS encoding UvrD-helicase domain-containing protein: MPAQFRPTPEQQAIVDATGGGNNLKIKAYAGAGKTSTLRLVAHRLAPLRGTYLAFNREIAEHARRGFPDNVVARTVHSLAYASTPPALTSRVSLPAEPPHELAARYGLSSVEVPSVTGKVLELTPFDLGRMVADGLGRFCRSASPVPEPGHIPVDEKIDTGAVDWLRDGLLPSVSRMWTESTVQSGRSAIMPDVYLKVWSQMDPRIDSDFILLDEAQDSDGVMLQILARQTHAQIIYVGDPYQQIYEWRGALNAMSEINAPEFALTESFRFGSLFAALASRLLQLLGEPTPLRGQPGIGSIISDDPAIAPPVDAILCRKNVSAIWHLAAGIEAGHRPSIRMSPAEIVAYADGADALMAGRRAFRPAAFSLFEDWKEAQYFARSAAGVDLLPVVRIVDELGTDYLRSLAKRITAEVEADYVISTVHRAKGLQWKRVKVTNDFLFKIDNGRLVLDDDELRLLYVATTRAQHVLDVSALREELIRLLGSRP; the protein is encoded by the coding sequence ATGCCTGCTCAGTTCAGACCCACGCCAGAGCAACAGGCCATCGTAGATGCGACCGGCGGCGGCAACAACCTCAAGATCAAGGCGTACGCGGGTGCGGGAAAAACATCAACGCTCCGTCTGGTCGCGCATCGGCTCGCTCCACTGCGCGGTACCTACCTCGCGTTCAACAGGGAAATCGCTGAGCATGCGCGCCGGGGCTTTCCGGATAACGTCGTCGCGCGGACGGTCCACTCGCTCGCGTATGCCTCTACACCGCCTGCCTTAACTTCCCGGGTGAGCCTGCCCGCCGAGCCACCGCATGAGCTTGCGGCGCGGTACGGCCTGAGCTCCGTGGAGGTGCCATCTGTCACTGGCAAAGTTCTCGAGTTGACCCCCTTCGACCTGGGCCGCATGGTCGCCGACGGACTTGGACGCTTCTGTCGCTCTGCGAGTCCTGTACCTGAGCCGGGCCACATTCCCGTCGACGAGAAAATCGACACGGGCGCCGTGGACTGGCTCCGCGACGGGCTGCTCCCCTCCGTTTCTCGCATGTGGACCGAGAGCACTGTACAAAGCGGGCGCAGCGCGATCATGCCGGACGTGTACCTGAAGGTATGGTCACAGATGGATCCGCGCATTGACTCGGACTTCATACTGTTAGACGAGGCGCAGGATAGTGACGGCGTTATGCTTCAAATATTGGCGCGTCAAACTCACGCGCAGATCATTTATGTGGGCGACCCCTATCAGCAGATTTACGAGTGGCGCGGTGCACTCAACGCGATGTCCGAAATCAACGCCCCAGAGTTTGCACTGACCGAGTCGTTCCGGTTCGGCTCACTGTTCGCTGCGCTGGCCAGCAGGCTGCTCCAGCTGCTGGGCGAACCCACGCCATTACGCGGGCAACCCGGCATCGGCTCCATCATCTCTGACGACCCGGCCATTGCACCGCCTGTCGATGCCATCTTGTGCCGAAAGAACGTCTCCGCGATCTGGCATCTCGCGGCCGGAATCGAGGCAGGGCATCGACCCTCGATCCGCATGAGCCCCGCTGAGATCGTGGCGTACGCCGACGGCGCTGATGCGCTAATGGCCGGACGTCGCGCATTCCGACCCGCGGCCTTTTCGCTGTTCGAAGACTGGAAGGAGGCGCAATACTTTGCGCGCAGTGCCGCCGGCGTCGATCTCCTACCGGTCGTACGAATCGTGGATGAACTCGGGACCGACTACCTGCGCTCGCTCGCCAAGCGAATCACCGCAGAGGTTGAAGCGGACTACGTAATCTCGACCGTTCACCGGGCGAAAGGGCTTCAGTGGAAACGTGTGAAGGTCACAAACGATTTCCTATTCAAGATAGACAACGGTCGACTCGTTCTGGACGACGACGAATTACGCCTTTTGTACGTAGCCACCACCCGCGCCCAACACGTGCTTGATGTCTCCGCGCTTCGCGAAGAATTGATACGACTGTTGGGCTCCCGTCCGTGA
- the chrA gene encoding chromate efflux transporter: protein MKSPRSSRLLDVFDVLKAFIKLGLTSFGGPIAHLGYFRREFVERRRWLDDESYTDLVALCQFLPGPASSQVGFSIGLMRAGWLGGLAAWCGFTLPSVLFLIGFAAVAPDLGSAAGQGLIHGLKLVAVAVVAQAVWDMARRLCPDRQRAAIALIVIGVLAVLTTVYAQLLVIALGALLGVVFCRAERAQGAHEPHPAVVTLRVSRVIGWVALAFFFVLLFGLPALLTLHNMRSIQMFDAFYGSGALVFGGGHVVLPLLQQRTVATGWIASSDFLAGYGAAQAAPGPLFTFAAFLGWMMSEAPHRWAGAALATVGIFLPGLILVIAALPHWQALRSRPATAAMLSGVNAAVVGLLATALYTPVWTSAVLSSVDFAISAVCLLLLTRWKVPPLAVVIVCVFAGIAEFALR, encoded by the coding sequence GTGAAATCGCCGCGCTCCAGCCGATTACTCGATGTGTTCGATGTTCTGAAGGCTTTTATTAAACTAGGCCTGACGTCGTTCGGCGGCCCGATCGCTCATCTCGGGTATTTTCGTCGTGAGTTCGTCGAGCGGCGTCGCTGGCTCGATGACGAGTCCTACACCGACCTGGTGGCGCTGTGCCAATTTCTCCCAGGCCCCGCCAGCAGTCAGGTGGGATTTTCCATCGGCCTGATGCGGGCGGGCTGGCTCGGCGGTTTAGCTGCCTGGTGTGGTTTCACGTTGCCGTCCGTGCTTTTTCTCATCGGCTTTGCTGCAGTCGCCCCTGACCTCGGCAGTGCCGCTGGGCAAGGCCTAATTCACGGCCTGAAACTAGTGGCTGTCGCGGTGGTTGCGCAGGCAGTCTGGGATATGGCACGGCGCTTGTGCCCGGATCGCCAGCGGGCGGCCATCGCCCTTATCGTAATCGGTGTGCTTGCCGTTTTGACAACGGTATATGCCCAGTTGCTGGTTATCGCACTCGGAGCGCTGCTCGGCGTCGTCTTTTGTAGGGCGGAGCGCGCGCAAGGAGCCCATGAGCCGCACCCGGCCGTTGTCACATTGCGCGTCTCGCGCGTGATCGGGTGGGTTGCGCTGGCGTTTTTTTTCGTTCTTCTATTTGGACTTCCGGCCTTACTCACTCTGCATAACATGCGCAGCATTCAGATGTTCGACGCTTTCTATGGTTCTGGCGCGCTGGTGTTCGGCGGCGGCCATGTCGTCTTGCCCTTACTGCAACAGCGGACTGTCGCGACGGGATGGATTGCGTCTAGCGATTTTCTTGCCGGCTACGGCGCCGCTCAAGCTGCACCGGGGCCACTGTTCACCTTCGCAGCATTTCTCGGATGGATGATGTCCGAAGCACCGCATCGCTGGGCTGGCGCTGCGCTGGCCACGGTCGGTATTTTCCTGCCTGGCCTTATACTGGTGATCGCCGCACTACCTCACTGGCAAGCGCTGCGCTCGCGCCCTGCCACGGCGGCAATGCTGAGCGGCGTGAACGCGGCGGTCGTCGGCTTGCTGGCTACAGCTCTGTATACGCCGGTATGGACCAGTGCGGTTCTTTCAAGCGTTGACTTTGCGATCTCAGCAGTCTGTCTGCTACTGCTGACGCGTTGGAAGGTACCGCCGCTCGCCGTGGTCATCGTGTGTGTGTTCGCTGGAATCGCCGAGTTCGCCTTGCGCTGA
- a CDS encoding helix-turn-helix domain-containing protein codes for MPTHKSKLPSVQIRMAAGRMLLRGETIATVCEEVGISIKTAKRYQELFAAGGLAALENMSVGGDPRR; via the coding sequence ATGCCGACGCATAAATCCAAGTTGCCCAGCGTTCAGATCCGCATGGCTGCCGGCCGAATGCTCTTACGCGGGGAGACAATCGCAACTGTCTGTGAGGAGGTCGGCATATCGATTAAAACAGCCAAGCGGTATCAGGAATTATTCGCGGCTGGCGGCCTCGCCGCGCTTGAGAACATGTCGGTCGGGGGCGACCCTCGGCGTTGA
- a CDS encoding winged helix-turn-helix domain-containing protein yields the protein MSPEAFDWIAAALQGEPQAYGFPGARWTSGTLGQLIERQFGVKYSRVYVRQIVLNLGLSLRLGRR from the coding sequence TTGAGTCCAGAAGCGTTCGATTGGATCGCGGCTGCGCTGCAAGGCGAACCACAAGCGTACGGCTTTCCCGGCGCCCGATGGACCTCCGGCACGCTCGGGCAATTGATCGAGCGCCAGTTTGGCGTGAAATATTCTCGCGTGTATGTCCGACAGATCGTCCTTAATCTTGGCCTCAGTCTGCGGCTCGGCCGCCGCTGA
- a CDS encoding sensor domain-containing diguanylate cyclase, with the protein MTTLTDISRQVEAERWARQNESWLAGIYTSVNEFAFLTLDASGRVDSWNTSIEQLTGYAEVDVMGQTLDQFYAPDDVDDYRCPEHIALTREEGWHVQECWCQKKNGRRYAAQILVAILRQDDGEFAGYSVVLRDVSERKITSDELTRLLTTDYLTGAMNRAHFFKLADKEVERSKRSGKPLSFVMIDADHFKRVNDTAGHQAGDKVLTQIVLEARRSLRSIDVIARLGGEEFCVMLPATAADGAMLIAERIRATIEALRIETEAGQLAVTVSLGCASLTNEIASVQDVLAVADKALYTAKETGRNRVEG; encoded by the coding sequence ATGACGACGTTGACCGATATTTCGCGGCAAGTCGAAGCCGAACGATGGGCAAGACAGAATGAATCCTGGCTCGCTGGAATTTATACCAGTGTAAATGAATTTGCGTTCTTGACCCTTGATGCATCTGGTCGGGTTGATAGTTGGAACACATCGATCGAGCAGCTTACCGGATACGCCGAAGTGGACGTGATGGGCCAGACGCTCGATCAATTCTATGCCCCTGATGACGTGGATGATTATCGCTGCCCAGAGCACATTGCTCTTACACGCGAAGAGGGATGGCACGTTCAAGAGTGCTGGTGTCAAAAAAAGAACGGCCGCCGTTATGCTGCGCAAATTCTAGTTGCCATACTCCGACAAGATGATGGCGAATTTGCCGGCTATTCGGTCGTCCTTCGCGATGTATCGGAACGAAAGATAACAAGCGACGAGCTCACCCGCCTGCTGACAACTGACTATCTCACCGGAGCTATGAATCGCGCGCATTTTTTTAAGCTCGCCGATAAGGAAGTCGAAAGGTCGAAGCGCTCGGGCAAACCGCTCTCGTTTGTGATGATCGATGCGGATCACTTCAAGAGAGTAAACGACACAGCAGGCCATCAGGCAGGCGACAAGGTCCTAACCCAAATAGTCCTCGAGGCCAGGCGATCGCTGCGATCGATCGATGTTATTGCGCGTTTGGGTGGAGAGGAGTTTTGCGTGATGCTTCCTGCGACCGCCGCGGACGGCGCGATGCTGATAGCGGAGAGAATCCGCGCGACCATCGAAGCGCTTCGCATCGAAACCGAGGCGGGTCAACTCGCGGTTACTGTGAGCCTTGGTTGTGCGTCTTTGACAAACGAAATCGCGTCCGTACAAGACGTGCTAGCAGTTGCAGACAAGGCTCTATACACGGCCAAGGAAACCGGTAGAAACCGCGTCGAAGGATAA
- a CDS encoding phosphonate transporter, with the protein MTMENAVSDQFDTVSFADLVLAGERESDNFSFGVIGFGSDYLVCRYNAVESIGSGLRAAHVIGKHVFDEVAICMNNFMIAQRFLDESELDEIVPYILTLRMKPTPVRLRLMKSSRAETQFLLIERRAAT; encoded by the coding sequence ATGACCATGGAAAACGCAGTTAGCGACCAGTTCGATACGGTTTCGTTCGCAGACCTAGTGCTCGCAGGTGAGCGGGAGTCCGACAACTTTAGTTTTGGGGTGATTGGTTTTGGTTCGGATTACCTTGTTTGTCGTTACAACGCTGTCGAATCGATTGGTTCGGGTCTTAGGGCTGCTCACGTAATCGGCAAACATGTGTTCGACGAAGTGGCCATATGCATGAATAATTTTATGATCGCTCAACGATTCCTGGACGAGTCGGAGCTTGACGAGATCGTGCCTTATATCCTTACTTTACGCATGAAACCCACGCCGGTGCGGTTGAGACTGATGAAGTCTTCCCGAGCAGAGACACAATTTTTGTTGATCGAACGCAGGGCGGCAACGTGA
- a CDS encoding EAL domain-containing protein: MSSGQTYFAAIANEKSGCSGCKSDVVAPISLAFAFQPIVDTASAANFACEALVRGPNGESAHSVLSQIDESNRYQFDQLCRTTAIAQAVDLNMESFLSINFMPNAVYRPEACIRSTFEAAEKYGFPIDRIIFETVEGENVISRPHLVNIFKAYKRFGFQTAIDDFGAGYSGLTLLVDFQPDLIKLDMELVRGIDSDSIRQHIVRGVLAICRDLGVRVIAEGIETREERDFFAAHGVTLMQGYFFAKPAFKSIPVLSGESFQT; encoded by the coding sequence ATGTCTTCTGGCCAGACCTATTTTGCAGCCATTGCGAATGAAAAGTCGGGCTGTTCAGGATGCAAGTCGGACGTTGTCGCGCCGATATCTCTTGCGTTTGCGTTTCAACCTATCGTCGACACCGCGTCGGCAGCGAACTTCGCGTGTGAAGCATTGGTCCGTGGTCCAAATGGCGAATCTGCCCATTCAGTGTTGTCGCAGATTGACGAAAGTAATCGCTACCAATTCGACCAATTGTGTCGTACGACAGCCATTGCGCAGGCGGTGGACCTTAACATGGAGTCGTTCCTATCGATCAATTTCATGCCGAACGCTGTCTATCGTCCTGAAGCCTGCATCAGAAGCACGTTCGAGGCGGCCGAAAAATATGGGTTCCCGATTGATCGAATTATCTTTGAGACAGTTGAGGGTGAAAACGTGATTAGTCGGCCGCATCTTGTGAACATCTTTAAGGCTTATAAGCGGTTTGGATTTCAGACAGCCATTGATGACTTCGGCGCGGGATATTCAGGGCTCACGCTTCTGGTAGATTTTCAACCCGACTTGATCAAGCTTGATATGGAGTTGGTTCGAGGCATCGATTCCGATTCGATTCGGCAGCACATCGTGCGGGGCGTCTTGGCAATCTGTCGTGATTTGGGGGTGAGGGTGATCGCGGAAGGCATTGAAACCCGGGAAGAGCGCGACTTTTTCGCGGCACACGGGGTAACCCTAATGCAGGGATATTTCTTCGCCAAACCCGCATTCAAGTCTATCCCCGTACTCAGCGGCGAATCATTTCAAACGTAA
- a CDS encoding HD-GYP domain-containing protein gives MLKKISVSSLRAGMFMQALDGSWLGHPFWKRCFLLRDDDIRKIVASGIKSVVIDTDKGLDDDTLTSVTGRLSPGPDLGTEQPGESAPAAALGITRALAPWKSVAGEIEHAKRLFVSASAQMKLVFRQTRMGKAVLTTVIMPLVEAISASVIRNPHALTSVAQLKQHDLYLYAFGRSLRVDDGLACKLELDEQTIREAGAAGLMHDIGKSLMRLNVLNKAGKVTAEELEIAKTHPEDGRRLLQCANVSASVLQVALHHHEKFDGSGYPHKLRGDDIPLLAHMATSRSTAKHGILRSTFRYNGFYRFRQNVLASIPWARWCASIPGISLSCWIKTGARSQLPL, from the coding sequence ATGCTCAAAAAAATCTCTGTGTCGTCTCTGCGCGCCGGAATGTTTATGCAAGCGCTGGATGGTAGCTGGCTTGGTCACCCGTTCTGGAAACGATGCTTCCTGCTGCGCGATGACGACATCAGAAAAATCGTCGCGAGCGGCATCAAGTCGGTCGTGATCGATACGGACAAAGGGTTGGATGACGATACGCTGACAAGCGTCACTGGTCGTTTGTCCCCCGGACCAGATTTAGGCACGGAACAACCGGGTGAGTCGGCTCCTGCTGCTGCACTTGGTATTACTCGAGCGCTTGCGCCTTGGAAGTCGGTCGCGGGTGAAATCGAACATGCAAAGCGTCTGTTCGTCTCGGCTAGCGCCCAAATGAAGTTGGTCTTTCGACAGACTCGCATGGGCAAGGCGGTGTTGACTACGGTGATAATGCCCTTGGTTGAAGCGATCAGCGCTTCGGTCATTCGCAATCCGCATGCGCTCACAAGCGTCGCGCAGCTCAAGCAGCATGACCTATACTTATATGCATTCGGTCGCAGTCTGCGCGTTGATGACGGCTTGGCATGCAAGCTTGAACTTGATGAGCAAACTATCCGCGAGGCGGGGGCAGCCGGCCTGATGCACGACATTGGCAAGTCGCTGATGAGACTCAACGTGCTCAACAAGGCTGGAAAGGTGACCGCTGAAGAGCTTGAGATCGCTAAGACGCACCCGGAAGACGGCCGGAGGTTATTGCAGTGCGCGAATGTGAGCGCCAGTGTGCTGCAAGTGGCTTTGCACCACCATGAAAAGTTCGATGGCAGTGGTTATCCGCATAAGCTCAGGGGCGATGACATTCCATTGCTCGCCCACATGGCAACCAGCAGAAGCACTGCAAAGCATGGCATCCTGAGAAGCACATTTCGATATAACGGTTTTTACCGCTTTCGTCAAAATGTATTGGCATCTATCCCGTGGGCACGTTGGTGCGCCTCGATTCCGGGCATCTCGCTGTCGTGTTGGATCAAAACCGGGGCGCGATCTCAGCTCCCGTTGTGA